CACGGCCCAGGCCAGGCGCACATACTCGCCCCAGGACACCTGCCACTTCCGCGCCGAGAGCAGGCTCAGCCACAGCAGCGTCGCCAGGCTCCCCAGCGGCGTCAGCTTGGAGCCGACATTGACCGCCACGATATTGGCGTAGACCGCGAGGGTCTCGGCATGGGGCGGCAATCTGGCCTGCTCGATACCCAGCCCTCCGATCAGCAGGGCTGGAAGGTTGTTGGATAGGGCGGACGCCAGCGCCATCAGTCCGCCGAGGCCGTAGGCCAGCGTCCAGGCCCCCCGTTCCCACAGCGCCGCAAACACTGTCCCCGCCGCGCTGGTGACTCCGGCATTGCGTAAGCCGTAAACCACCAGGTACATGCCCAGCGAAAACCCCACCACCGACCAGGGAGCCTTCCGCAGCACCGCCCCCGCTGGACGCCGCCGCGCCCAGGCGGTGAGGAGCAGCGCCGCCGCCGCCGTCAAGGCAGGCAGACTTTCGGGAATTCCCCAGCGCGGCGCAAGAAAAAAGCTGATCAGCAGCACAGCCAGCAGACCCGTGCCCACCCCGCAGACCACCACGTCGTTGAGGGCCGACCTGGGCGCAGGCAGGTCCTCCACCGCGTAGCGGGCGGGCAACGCCTTGTGAAAGCGCCACCACAGCGCCGCCAGCCCCGCCGTTACGGCTGCCAGATCCACCGGCCCCATCACGGCAGCGTAGGCGGCGAACTTCAGCTTGAACTGATCGGCGCTGATGATATTGGTGAGGTTGGAGGTAATCAGCGGCAAGCTCGCCGCGTCCACAATAAAGCCGGTGGCAAACAGCAGGGCCAGCCCAGCGGGGCGTTTCAAATGAAGTAGCTCGCACAGCTCCAGCGCAATCGGCGTCAGGATCAGGACTGCGCCGTCATTGGCGAGGAGGGCGGCCAGCACCGCCCCAAACAGGATCAGCAGCACGAACAGCCGACCCATGCTTCCCCCTGCCCACCGCGCCAGATGCAGCGCCGTGAAGCGGAAGAGGCCTGCCTCGCTCAGCAGCAAACTGAGAATAATCAGGGCGATCAGGGTGAAGGTGGCGTTCCAGGTGGCCTGCCAGACCACCCAGACGTCATGCCAGTGCACCAGCCCCAGCAGCAGCGCCGCTGCCGCACCCAGCCCGGCCCCCAGCGCGATATTGAGCTTGAAGGGACGAACGATCACCAGAAACAAAGTCGCGGCGAACACGGCGAGAGCGGCGAGCAAGGTCACCGGGTCAGTGTAAGCGCCCAGAGGAAAGACGTCGTCGGCCCATCATTTTCCCAGCGTGGCGAACATGGCGGCGGCGGCCAGGGCCATCACGCCGGTGCCCAGCCAGCCCAGCCCCCGCAGCCAGCCCTTCACCGTGAATTCGCCCATAACCCCCTTGTTGGCCGTGATCAACATCAGCAGCAGCATCACCGGAGCCGCCGCTACGCCGTTGATGATCGCCGAGTAATAGAGCGCTTTGATCGGGTCGATGTGCACCAGTACCAGTCCAAGTCCGAGCAGCGTCGATAGCGCGATGATGGCGTAGAAGCCTCTGGCCTGATAAAGCTTGCGTTCCAGACCCACCGGCCACCTCAGCGCCTCACCCAGCGCGTAGCCCGCCGACCCGGCCAGCACCGGCAAGGCCAGCAACCCGGTACCGACCAGACCCGCCGCAAACAGAATGAAGGCAAAGCGCCCGGCAATGGGGCGCAGCGCCTCAGCGGCCTGCGAGGCGGTCTGGATATCAGTCTGGCCGTGTGCGTGCAGCACCACTGCTGCCGTCAGAATAATGAAAAAGGCCACCAGATTGGAAAAGGCCATACCGATGAACGTATCGCTGCGAATGCGCCTGAATTGCTCACGGGCTTCCTGCGGGTCTTCTTTGAGGGGATGCTCGAGGACATGGGTGTCCATGTCGGAAACTTCCTCGGACGCCTGCCAGAAAAACAGGTAAGGACTGATGGTGGTGCCCAGCACAGCGACCAGCGCCTGAATCGATGACGCGCCGACACTGAAGTGCGGCAGGAGCGTGGCCCGCAGCGCCTGACCCCACGGCACATGCACCACGAATACGGTGGCGACGTAGGCCAGGAGCGAGGCTGACAGCCATTTGAGGATCTGGGCGTAGCGGCTGTAGGGCACGAAGACTTGCAGCAGCACCGACAGCACGGCGAACAGGGCCGCGTAGAGCAGGGCCGGGCCGCCAACCAGAAGCCGCACCGCTTCGCCCATTGCGCCGATATCGGCCCCCAGATTGATGACGTTGGCGATAATCAGCAGCGCCGTGACAAGCCACAGCCACACCGGCGCGTAAGCGCGGCGCATGTTTCCGGCGATGCCGTGTCCGGTCACGCGGCCCAGGCGGCCACTGATTTCCTGAATGGTGGCCATCAGAGGGTAAGAAAAGAGCATCGCCCACAGCAGGCCGTAGCCGAACTGCGCCCCGACCTGCGAGTAGGTGGCAATGCCGCTCGGATCGTCGTCGCTGGCCCCAGTGATAAGGCCAGGTCCGAGGGCTTTGAGCAGGTTATGTTTTTGTTCACGGCGTTCAGGCTCAGGCAGCGAAGGGGGCGCTTCGGTCATTGATCTTCCAATAAACTCAAGCTTGAGGCGAGGTAGAGGAGAAGACGTTAGAAATCAAACCGAAGCCGGTTTGTCGACTTTTCGATAATATCAATCTAAAAAGTTGACATAACGTCTCGTTGAAGTTGAATTCGCCAGATCTTTGGCTCTCTATTGTTGCCGCTGTCCTTTATCAGATTCAAACTGAATTGTCATTATACCGGGGTTATACCGCCCTGGCCTACCTTCGGAGCCACGGAGGTCAACTATGTTCAAATTCAACCCGTTCAAACACGTCTTCATTTCAGCCGCTCTGGTGGGCAGCTTCGCCTTTGCCCAGACGCCTACCGCCTCACCCACCTCGCAGATGGCTCCAGAAGTGCATCCGGTGGGCGATATTCCCGACAATCAGGCGTTCGTGCCGTACCACAATACGGTGGGCAATTACACCGTTGACGCGCCCGAAGGTTGGGCACGCACCGTCAACGGCAGTGACGTGTCGTTTCTCTCCAAACTTGGTGAGGTTAAGGTGACGGTGACGCCCAGCAAGGCCGCGCCCAGTGTCAGCAGCGTCCGCGCGGACACCCTCAAGGCGCTGGCGAGCACGGAGTCTGGTGTCAAGATCAATATGGTCAAGGCGCTCAAGCTTCCGGCGGGGCCAGCCATTCTCGCCAGCTTTGATTCCCTGTCCGCGCCCAACGCCGTGACCGGCAAGGCGGCGCTCCTGGAAAACGATCTGTACGTTCTCAATCACGCCGGGCAGCAAGTTCAGTTGCG
This portion of the Deinococcus rubellus genome encodes:
- a CDS encoding ArsB/NhaD family transporter, which codes for MTLLAALAVFAATLFLVIVRPFKLNIALGAGLGAAAALLLGLVHWHDVWVVWQATWNATFTLIALIILSLLLSEAGLFRFTALHLARWAGGSMGRLFVLLILFGAVLAALLANDGAVLILTPIALELCELLHLKRPAGLALLFATGFIVDAASLPLITSNLTNIISADQFKLKFAAYAAVMGPVDLAAVTAGLAALWWRFHKALPARYAVEDLPAPRSALNDVVVCGVGTGLLAVLLISFFLAPRWGIPESLPALTAAAALLLTAWARRRPAGAVLRKAPWSVVGFSLGMYLVVYGLRNAGVTSAAGTVFAALWERGAWTLAYGLGGLMALASALSNNLPALLIGGLGIEQARLPPHAETLAVYANIVAVNVGSKLTPLGSLATLLWLSLLSARKWQVSWGEYVRLAWAVTLPTLLLTLGALVLLRP
- a CDS encoding Nramp family divalent metal transporter, producing the protein MTEAPPSLPEPERREQKHNLLKALGPGLITGASDDDPSGIATYSQVGAQFGYGLLWAMLFSYPLMATIQEISGRLGRVTGHGIAGNMRRAYAPVWLWLVTALLIIANVINLGADIGAMGEAVRLLVGGPALLYAALFAVLSVLLQVFVPYSRYAQILKWLSASLLAYVATVFVVHVPWGQALRATLLPHFSVGASSIQALVAVLGTTISPYLFFWQASEEVSDMDTHVLEHPLKEDPQEAREQFRRIRSDTFIGMAFSNLVAFFIILTAAVVLHAHGQTDIQTASQAAEALRPIAGRFAFILFAAGLVGTGLLALPVLAGSAGYALGEALRWPVGLERKLYQARGFYAIIALSTLLGLGLVLVHIDPIKALYYSAIINGVAAAPVMLLLMLITANKGVMGEFTVKGWLRGLGWLGTGVMALAAAAMFATLGK